Below is a window of Nocardioides sp. S-1144 DNA.
GCCGCACCGGCGCCGGCTCGGCCCACGACGAGCCCGACGACGGCCTGCGGATCGACGTCGACGCCCGGCGCGTGTACGCCGGCGACGTCGAGGTGCCGCTGACCGGCAAGGAGTTCGACGTGCTGTCGATCCTGGCCGCCAACAAGGACAAGGTCGTCTCCCGCGGCCGGCTGATGGCCGACGTCTGGGACGAGAACTGGTACGGCTCCACCAAGACCCTCGACGTGACGATCGGGCGGCTGCGGCAGAAGCTCGAGAGCGTCGGCGTGACCGAGCGGGTCGTCGCGGTGAGGGGCGTGGGCTTCCGCCTCGAGGCTCCCGCGCCCGATGCGTGAGCGACTCACCACCGCGTTCATCGCGATCACGCTCCTGCTGCTCGTCGGCGCGGGGCTGATCCGCAGCCACGCCAGCGACAGCGCGGTCCGCGCCCACGAGGCCGCGGACGTCGCCGCGACCGCCGAGGCGATGGGGGCGGTCATCTCCGACGCGGTCGCCGCCGGCGGCGTCCTGGACCGGGAGCTCCTCAGGCCGTTCCTCACCCCGCGCAGCCGGATCGTGATCAAGCGCGAGGACAGCACGCGTGTGGTGCTGACCGGCGCCGACTTCGACCCCGGTGCCCCGGCCGACCAGCTCGCGTCCGCGGTGATCCTCGGCGACGGCGAGGAGGTCGAGCTGACCAACGTGCACGACCAGACGCTCGAGGGCGTGTGGGGCGACCGGTTCGAGGTGCTCGCCGTGTTCGGGCTGCTGGCGATCCTGGCCGGCGTCACGGGCTACCTCGTCGCGCGGTCGCTCTCCGCCCCGTTCCGGCAGCTCGCCGTGGCGGCCGCGGCGCTGGGGCGCGGCCGGTTCGACCTCGACCTCCCGCGTGGCGGCGTGCCCGAGGCGCGGGCGATCGCCCTCGCGCTCGCGAGCAGCGCCACCCAGATGCGCGAGCGGATGGAGCGCGAGCGCGAGTTCGGGCAGCACGCGTCCCACGTGCTGCGCACGCCGCTGACCAGCCTGCGGTTCCGGCTCGAGGAGATCATCGAGGACCCCACGCTGTCCGGCGAGGCCCGCGACGCCACGATCGGCTGCCTCCGGGCCGTGGGCCGGCTCGACCAGGTGGCCGGCGAGCTCGTCGAGCTCGGCGGCCGCGGCGTCCTATTGGCCGGGGCGGCGCTGCCGCTGCGCGACCTCGCCACCCAGGTGGCGCAGCGCTGGGCCGACGTCCTCGACCTCGACCACCGCTCGCTCAGCGCCGCCGTCGAGGGCGACATCGAGCTGCGCTTCACCCCGGGCCCGGTCGAGCAGGTGCTGGACCTGCTGCTCGAGGACGTCCTCCAGCACGACACCGGTGCGGTCCGCCTGGTGTTCGAGGGTGCCGCCAGCCGCCTGCAGATCGACGTCAGCTGCGTCGACGCCAACGGCACGCGCCGCGCCCCGGCCCGGGCGGCCGAGGAGCGGATCCAGGTCGTGCTCGACTCCCTGGGCGGGCGGCTCGAGCGACCCGCCGACGGCTCCGCGCTGCGCCTGCACCTGCCCCGTCGCTGAGCGGGGCCCGCCGCTCAGGCGACGGTGGTGACCAGGCCGGCCGCCGTC
It encodes the following:
- a CDS encoding ATP-binding protein — translated: MRERLTTAFIAITLLLLVGAGLIRSHASDSAVRAHEAADVAATAEAMGAVISDAVAAGGVLDRELLRPFLTPRSRIVIKREDSTRVVLTGADFDPGAPADQLASAVILGDGEEVELTNVHDQTLEGVWGDRFEVLAVFGLLAILAGVTGYLVARSLSAPFRQLAVAAAALGRGRFDLDLPRGGVPEARAIALALASSATQMRERMEREREFGQHASHVLRTPLTSLRFRLEEIIEDPTLSGEARDATIGCLRAVGRLDQVAGELVELGGRGVLLAGAALPLRDLATQVAQRWADVLDLDHRSLSAAVEGDIELRFTPGPVEQVLDLLLEDVLQHDTGAVRLVFEGAASRLQIDVSCVDANGTRRAPARAAEERIQVVLDSLGGRLERPADGSALRLHLPRR